CTCGCGATTGTCGGCGGTTTCGTGCACGATCGCCTGATAGGCGGCGCTGATCTCGAGGATGTCGCTCATCCGGCTGTGCTGCGCTTCGCGAAGCAGCCGCTTGGTGAGCCGGAGCGCGCGCGGCGGGTTGCACACGATGCGCTCGGCGATGGCGATGGCGCGGTCCAGCAACTCCTCGTCGGGAACGACATCCGTCACCAGACCATATTCCTTTGCCTGCGCGGCGTCAAAGCGGTCGCCGGTGAGGAACAGTTCGGCAGCACGCGGATAGCCGAGGACCTTCTGGAGCAGCCATGCGCCGCCGTCGCCGGGGACGATGCCGACCTTGATGAAGCTGCACGCAAATTTCGCGCTCTCGGCGGCAATGCGGATGTCGCAGGTGCAGGCGAGGTCGCAGCCGAGGCCGATGGCGTGGCCGTTGACCGCGGCGATCATCGGGATTTCGCAGTCCATCAGCGCGCGGATCACCGCCTGCACGCCCTTGCGGTAGTTGCTTCGCGTCGAATCGGGCTGGTCGAGAACGCCGATGCCGGTGCGGTCCTGCATCCCTTTCAGGTTCCCGCCGGCGCTGAACGCCTTGCCGCTGCCGGTGAGGATGACCGCGCTGACGCCGCGGTCGTCGCCGAGGGTGCGGAGCGTATCGATGATGTCCTGGCAATCCTCGTGCGTGCCGATCGCATTCATGCTCTCGGGCTTGATCATCGTCAGGATCGCGATCTTGCCCCGCCGTTCGACACTCAGAAACTCGCCCATATCTAAAATCCCTTTGCAGTTCGGGAAAGCTATTGCATGGCCAGCGGGACATGCAAGGCTTTGCGCTCTATCCCTTCGATCCGCCCGGCGACATATTGGCACTACGCGCCGATTTGCGGGCGTGGCTCACCGACCACCAGCCGCAGGGCGATATCGTCGAACGCGCCAATTGCTGGGCCAGCTTCGACGCCGGTTTCAGCCGCGCCTTGGGGGCGGCGGGGTACATCGGAATGACGCTGCCGGCGCGCTACGGCGGCGGCGACCGCCACCCGCTCGAACGCTATGTGGTGATCGAGGAACTGCTCGCGGCGGGCGCCCCGGTCGGCGCGCACTGGATCGCCGACCGGCAGACCGGGCCGCTGATCCTGCGCTATGGCAGCGAAGAACAGCGGCAACGCTATCTGCCGGGAATCGCGAAGGGCGAGCTTTACGCCTGTATCGGCCTGTCCGAACCCGGCGCCGGGTCCGACCTTGCCGCGGTACGGACAAGCGCGCGCGAAACCGCCGAGGGCTGGCGGATCAAAGGGCAGAAAATCTGGACGACGGGCGCGCATCTATCGCACGTCATCCTCGCGCTCGTCCGCACCGAGGAGGGCAGCGAACGCAACGCCGGGTTGAGCCAGTTGCTTGTCGATCTCGACACGCCCGGGATCACCATCCGCCCGATTATCGACATGGCGGGGAATCACGACTTCAACGAAATCTTCTTCGATGATGTGCTCGTTCCGCACGGCGCGTTGATCGGGACGCGCGGGGAAGGATGGAAGCAGGTCACCGCCGAACTCGGCCTCGAACGATCGGGGCCCGAGCGCTATCTGTCGAGCCATGCGCTGCTGGCGGCGCTGATCGACGCGGCGGGGTGCGACCCCGACCCGGCGGTTGCGGCGCTGATCGGCGAACTGACCGCCGAGATGTGGACGCTGCGCCAGCTTTCCATGTCGACCGCGGCGAAGCTCGCGGCGGGTGAGGACCCGATGGTCGAAGCTTCGGTGGTCAAGGAACTCGGCAATGCGTTCGAACAGGATATGCCGCGCCGAGTGCAGGCGGTGATTGATTGCGGGTGGGACGATGACGCCGATCTGGCGCGGCTGCTGCGCGCGCTGCTCATCGCGTCGCCGAGTTTCTCGCTCCGCGGCGGGACGCGCGAGGTGATCCGCGGGATCATCGCACGCGGATTGGGCCTGCGATGAGCGGCGCCCGCGACATGCTGTGCGACACGGCAAGCGCCGTGTTCGCCGAAGCCGCCAGCGCGGGGATCGCGCCCGTCGAGGAGGCGGGCTTTGCCCTGTTGCTGGTGCCCGAGGCCGATGGCGGGTTCGGCGGCGACTGGGGCGATCTGAACGCTGTGTTGCGGATCGCGGGCGTTGCAGTGCCCGACCTGCCCGTCGCGACGCTGATCCTGTCAGGATTGGGCGACGTTGATCCTGCGCTGCACGCCGCTGCGACGGTCAGCCTGATGGCCGGTGCGATGGGGCAGGCGCTTGACCTGTCGATCGAGCATGTCAACACACGGCAGCAATTCGGCCGCCCGCTCGGCAAGTTTCAGGCAGTGCAGCAATCGCTTGCCGCGATGGCGTGCGAGGTGCGTGCGGTCGATGCCGCCGCCGCCGCGATGGCAAAGCGGCTCGATGCCGTGGACTTCGATGCCGAGGCCGCCGGTTTCGAGATTGCCGCCGCCAAGCTGCGCGCCAATCGTGCGGTGGGTGTGGTGACCGCCGTCGCGCATCAGGTGCACGGCGCGATCGGTTTTACGCGCGAATATGACCTGCACCGCGTGACCATCCCGCTGATGCGCTGGCGCGGCGAGCATGGCAACGACGCGCATTGGGCGCAGCGACTGGGGCGTCAGGTCGCCGGTTTCGGCGGGCGCGGCCTCTGGGAAGCGATGACCGAGCGCGCCGATTGAGCCGTCAGCGTACCGCGCCGGCGCCGCGGAGCGCCGCGATCTTGTCCGCATCATAGCCGAGCCCCGCGAGCACCGCATCGCCGTCGCCGCCGACCGCCGGCGCCTGCCGCGGTGTGTCGTTGACCGTCGCCGAATAGCGCGGTGCCGGCGCGGGATGCGGGACGCCCGCAACCTCGACGAAGGTCTTGCGCTCAACATTGTGCGGATGGTGCGGCGCTTCGCTGAGCGACAGCACCGGCGCGAAGCAGACGTCGGTCATTTCCATCAGTTCGCACCATTCATCGCGCGTCTTCGTCGCGAACAGCGCGGCGACCTTTGCCTTTTTCGCAGGCCAATTCTCCTGATCGTCCTGCACATCGAAATCGGGGTCGGCGTCGAGCCCGGTCTTGGCGCGGAGCAGGGCATAGAATTGCGGCTCGATCGAGCCGATCGAGATGAACTTGCCGTCGCTGCACGTATAGGTGTCGTAATAGGGCGCGCCGCCGTCGAGGCGGTTCACGCCGGCCTCGTCCTTGATCATGCCGGCGCCGTGGAACCACCAGCTCATCCCCGCGAGCAGCGCCGAACCGTCGGTCATCGCGCAGTCGATGACCTGACCCTGGCCGGTCTTTGCGGCGTGCAGCAGCGCGCTCGACATGCCGAACGCCAGCATCATTCCGCCACCGCCAAAGTCGCCGACATAGTTGACCGGCGGCACGGGCTTTTGCCCCGCGAGCCCGACGGTGTGGAGGACGCCCGACAGCGAGATATAGTTGATGTCATGACCCGCGGCCTGCGCATAGGGGCCGAACTGACCCCAGCCGGTCATACGGCCGTAGACGAGCTTCGGATTGTCGCCGAGCAACACATCGGGGCCGAGGCCGAGGCGTTCCATCACGCCGGGGCGATAGCCCTCGATGATGCCATCGGCGCTTTTGCAGAGGTCGCGCGCGATCTGGACGCCCTCTGGGTTCTTCATATCGAGCGCGATAGAGGTGCGATTGCGCGACAGCGGATCGCGGGGGTCCATGAAGCCGCCGGGGCGGTCGATGCGGATGACTTCGGCGCCATGATCGGCGAGCATCATGCCGCAGAACGGGCCGGGGCCGATGCCGGCGAATTCGATGATACGGATACCCTGAAGCGGACCTGCCATGTCTTTTTCTCCCAATATGTCCCCTTGGCCATGCCGACGCGAAACGGGCAGCGCAAGGGTCAAGCGCCCCGCGCGAGATAGGATTTCTTTGCCGGCGGGATAGGGCGCCGGCCCCCGGAAATGCCGCGGCGCCGAATGTTGCACTAATGTGCCCGCGAACTTCAAATTGTTGTCAAAATGTCAGACTTCCGCAATCTGCCTGTCACGTCATGAGCGTATCGCGCCGTCATGGAACGGGCATCCATCGCACTCGACCGCCGCGGCTTCGCCAAGGGGGTGATGGCCACCGCTTTCGCCGGGCTGGCGCTTCACAGCCGCTTTGTCTCCGCCGCGGTCCTCGTCGACGCCAACCGCTTCGGCGCGCCGGTTCCCGATCCGGCGGGCATCCTCGACCTGCCGCGGGGCTTTTCGTACAAGATCGTATCGCAGTTCGGCCAGACGATGAGCGACGGGCGACAGGTACCGAACAGCGCCGACGGCATGGGCTGCACGGCGCTGTCCGACGGGCGGCTGTGCCTGATGCGCAATCATGAGCTCGGCGCCGACGAGCTCAAGCACGGCGCCTGCCCGGTGGGCACCGCCGGCGATGCGGCGGCATTCGACTGCTATCGCAGCGGCGGCGGCGAAGCTTTGCCGGGCGGCGTGTCGACGATCGTCCTCGATCCCGCCAGCCTTGCTGTCGAGGAGCAATATCTGTCGCTCGTCGGCACCATCTACAATTGCGCTGGCGGGATCACGCCGTGGGGCACGTGGCTGAGCTGCGAGGAAGATGTCTCGCGCGGCGGCGGGCTCCACAAGGAAGACCATGGCTGGGTGTTCGAGATTCCCGTGGCGCCCGGCGGGCTGGTCAGTGCCGAACCGATCAAGGCGATGGGGCGCTTCAATCACGAGGCGGCGGTCGTCGATCCGCGGAGCGGCGCGGTCTATATGACCGAGGATCGGCAGGACAGCCTATTCTATCGCTTCGTGCCTGCGGTGCCGGGTCAGCTTGCCAAGGGCGGGCGGTTGCAGGCGCTGGCTTTGGCGGATCCGGCGCTTGCGGACACGCGCAACTGGACGCGGCGCATACTGGCGACCGGCGGCTGGCACGATACGCGCTGGATCGACCTCGACGATGTCGAAAGTCCCAAGGACGACCTGCGCAAGCGCGGTGCCAAAGCCGGCGCGACGGTGTTTGCGCGCGGCGAGGGCATCCATGGCGGCGATGGCGAGATCTATTTCACTTGCACGTCGGGCGGACCGGCGCGGCGCGGGCAGATCATGCGCTATCGCCCGTCGCCCGCCGAAGGCACGGCGGCCGAGGCGGCGCAGCCGGGGCAACTGCAGTTGTTCGTCGAAACGACGGACCCTGCGCATTTCAGCTTTGGCGACAATCTGAGCGTCGCGCCGAACGGCGACCTGATGGTCTGCGAGGACCGGCGCGGCAGCCGGCCCGACAATTATCTGCGCGGGGTAACGCCCGAGGGGAAAGTCTATCCCTTCGCGCGGGTCAGCGCGGCGACCAAGGGGTCGGGCGTCTGCTTCGCGCCCGATGGCAAGACGATGTTCCTGAACCTTTACAACCCCGCGCGGACGATCGCGGTGCGCGGGCCGTTTTAGGCCAGTCCCCCTCCCGCTGGCGGGAGGGTTAGGGGAGGGCATGTCCGAAAGGACAGGTGCCCATAAAACAGACCCTCCCCCGACCCCTCCCGCAGGCGGGAGGGGAGAGGAAAGGGTCGTTCTGTTCCTCAGATGCGCTCGATGATGATCGCCGGTGCCATGCCGCCCGCGGCGCACATGGTGACGAGGCCGTAGCGGCCGCCCGAGCGCTCAAGTTCGTCGAGCGCGGTGCCGATCAGGATCGAGCCGGTGGCGCCGATCGGGTGGCCGAGCGCCATCGCGCCGCCGTTGATGTTGACCTTCTCGCGGTCGAGGTCGAGGTCGCGGATGAACTTTTCGGCGACCACGGCGAAGGCTTCATTGATTTCCCAGACGTCGATGTCGTCTTTGGTCAGGCCCGCCTTTTCGAGGACCTTCTTCGCTGCCGGAACGGGGGCGTTGAGCATCAGCGTCGGGTCGTCGCCCTGATTGGCATAGGCGACGATGCGGGCGCGGGGCTTTAGCCCATGCTTGTCGGCATATTCTTTCGAGGTCAGGAGCAGCGCGGCGGCGCCATCGACGACACCCGACGAGTTGCCCGCATGGTGGACGCCCTTGAACTCGAGATCGGGGTAACGGCGGGTGATCTGCTTGCGGAAGGTGACGCCGTCGCCAAGGTCGAAGTCTGCCAGCGCATCGAAGCTGGCCTTGAGGCCTGCAAGCCCTTCGGCGGTGGTTTCGGGGCGCGGGAATTCCTCGCGGTCCAATGCGACGCTGCCGTCTTCGTTATAGACCGGCACAACCGACTTGGCGAAGCGGCCTTCCTTGATCGCGCGGTCGGCGCGCTGCTGGCTGACGAGCGCGAGCGCATCGACGGCTTCGCGGGTGATGCCTTCCTTGGCGGCGATTGCGTCGCCGCAGACGCCCTGATGCGACTGCGGATGGATTTCGTCGAGCGCCGCGTTGCCCGAGCCCATGCCGAGCGGCTTGATGCCGGCATTGGCTTCCTCGGCGCCGATCTGCGCCGTGTAGCTCATCATTTCGGTGCCGCCGGCGATGACGCAATCTTCCATGCCCGACATCACCGACGCGGCGGCGAAGTTGACGCTGCTGATGCCGCCGCCGCAGAAACGGTCGAGCGTGGTGCCCGATGCCTTGGTGTCATAGCCCGCCGCCAGCGCGGCCATGCGGCCGAGGTCGCCGCCCTGCTTGCCCTTCTGCGTCGAGGTCGACCAGACGATGTCGTCGACGGTCGCGGTGTCGAGGTTGTTGCGATCCTTGATCGCCTTCAGCACCGTCGCGGCGAGGTGCTGCGGGTGGAGGTGCGACAAGGCGCCCTTGCCGGGCTTGCCGATCCCGCGCGGGGTGCGGACGGCGTCGATGATATAGGCTTCGGTCATTTCACAGGGTTCCTTCTTCGAGGGGAGTTTTTAAGTTAACGCGGGGCCATGCGGATTGCGCCGTCGAGGCGCACGGCCTGGCCGTTGAAATAGCTGTTGCGGACCATCTCCATCGCGAGGCTGGCATATTCCTCGGCCTTGCCGAGCCGCTTGGGGAAGGGCACCGAGGCGCCAAGGCTGGCGAGCACCGGTTCGGGCAGGCCCGCGACCAGCGGCGTGCTGAACACGCCGGGCATGATCGCATTGACGCGGATGCCGAGATCCATCAGGTCGCGCGCCATCGGCAGCACGAGGCCGTTCACGCCCGCCTTCGCCGAGCCGTAAATGACCTGACCGATCTGCGCATCCTGCGCCGCCACCGAGGCAGTGAGGACGATCGCGCCGCGCTCGCCGTCTTCGAGTTCGGGCAGGGTCGCCATGCCCTCGGCCGCGATCGAGGCGATGCGGTAGCTCGCGGTCAGGATGCCCGCGACGCCATAGGCATAATCCTCGGTCGGGGTGCGGCGGAAGGTGCCGGTCGCCTTGTCGAACGCCAGCGTCTTGCCGCGGCGCGAGGTCATCGCACAGTGGACGCAGATACGCTCCTGCCCGTGCGCCGAGCGTGCGGTCGCATAGCCCTCAAGAACCGACTGTTCGTCGGTGATGTCGACATGGACGAACAGGCCACCGATCGACGCCGCGACCTCTTTGCCGAGGGCATCGTTGATGTCGAAGATGGCGACCTTGACCCCGGCCGCGGCGAGCGTTTCGGCCGTGGCGCGACCGAGGCCCGAAGCGCCGCCAGTGACGACGGCTGCGGTGCTGTTATCGATCTTCATGGACGGACCTCCTCAGGCCGGAATCTGGTTGAAGGGGACCCCCTTGTCGGGGCGATGATCCTGCGGCAGGCCGAGGATCTTTTCAGCGATCGTGTTGAGCAAGGTCTCGTCCGACCCACCCGCGATGCGGCCCGTCGGCGCGTTGATCCAGCTCGACGTCCAGTCCTCCTTCTGCGAGGCATGATCGTCATAGGTGAAGCCGTCCGATCCCTGCAGGTCGATCGCGAGTTCGGAGAGTTTCTGGCGCGAGCGCACCGCGACGAGCTTGTTGAGCGAGCCTTCGGGGCCGGGCGTCATGCCGGCCTGCATCATCGCCATCGCGCGCGCGGTGATCGACTGGAGTCCGCTGCGCATCGCATAATTACGCGCGATCTGCTGGCGGATGCGGCCATCCTCGATCGCCGGTTTGCCATTGAGTTCGGTGTCTTTCGCCAGTTCGACGAACAGGTCGAGGTGCGGACCGAAGCCCGCGCTGTCGGTCGCGACATAGCGTTCGATCATCAGTGTCGCGATCGCGACCGCGAAACCGCCGCCGACCGGCGACATGCGATGATCGTCGCCAATCTTGACATCGTCGAAGAAGACTTCGTTGACGTGGCTGTCCCCGCCGACGAGCTTGATCGGGCGCACCGTGACCCCCGGCGCCTTCATGTCGACCCAGAAGTAAGTGAGCCCTTTGTGCTTAGGGACATTGGGGTCGGTGCGCACGACGATGACCCCATAGTCGCTGTAATGCGCCCAGCTCGTCCACACCTTCTGGCCGTTGATCTTCCAGCCGTTGCCGTCGGGCTCGGCCTTGGTGCGGAGACCGGCAAGGTCCGAGCCGCCGGCGGGTTCGGAGAAGAGCTGGCACCAGATCTCTTCGCCTTGCAGCGCCTTCAGCACCCGCTCCTTGACCCACGCCTTGTCCTCGCCGAACTGCATCAGGACGGGGATCGGCATGCCGAGCGAGATGCCGAAGTAGAAGCTGGGGAAACCATGCTTCATTTCCTCGGTGTCGAAGGTGACCTTTTCGAGGTGGCCCTTGCCTTGGCCGCCGAACTCGGTCGGCCAATTGATTCCGGCATAGCCCGCGTCGAACTTCGCCTTCTGATATTTGCGGGCGAGCGCGAGGTCGTCGGCCTCGGACAGGCCCTTGCGTGCCGCCTTGCCATAGGTCGGCACCATCGATTCGAGCCAGGCGGCGGCCTTGGCGCGATAGGCTTCGAGATCGCTCATGCGGCTTCTCCCGTCAGGCGGTCGACGAGAACGTCTTCCCAGAACAGCAAATTTCCCTGCTCGATCGCGAGGCTGCGCGCGCGGCGGGTGTGAAGGTGGAGGCCGAGCTCCCACGTCACGCCGATGCCGCCATGGATCTGCACGCAGTCGCGCGAGGCGGTGTCATAGGCTTCGGTCGCCGAGATGCGCGCTGCAGCAGCCGCGGTAATGAAATCGGACTGACCCTCGCGCGACGCTGCGTGAATGCAGTTGGCGCGCGCCAGCTCAACGAGGCCGTAAATCTCGGCGATGCGATGCTTGATCGACTGGAAGGCGCCGATCGGTTGACCGAAGGCGCGGCGGGTGACGGCGTAATCGCGCGCAATTTCCATCATCGCTTCGGCGCCGCCCGCCTGCTCGTGCGCGGTGATCACCGCCTGCAAGGCGAGAATATGGAGAGCCGCCTCGCGTGCCGCGCCGCCGGTCACCAGCGTTTCGGCTGGCGTGTCCGCGAATTCGAGGTCAGCATAAAGGCGGCTGTTGTCGAAGCTGGCGATCGCGGTGCGCTTGACGTCCGCAAGCTCGGCGACCGCGAGCACCGGCATGCCGGGGCCATTGGCAAAGACCACTGCGATGTCGGCGGCGAGGCCGGCCGAAACGCCGGTCATCACCCCGTCGAGCCGCTCGCCGGTCAGCGTCAGCGCCGGCCGCGCGGGGAGGGCGTTGGCGCCGCTGGCGAAGGCGACGGCGCCGATCGTCTCGCCGCTCGCGAGCCCGGGCAGCCATTTCGCCTTCTGGTCTTCGGTCCCGTAGAGTTCGATCGCCTTGGCGGCGCCGAAGTTCGACGTCAGGAAGGGCGCGCCGCTGAGCGAGCGCCCTGCCTGATGCGCGATCAGCCCGAGTTCGACGAGGCCGAGATCGAGCCCGCTATAGGCTTCGGGAAGCGCCAGTGCCGTCCAGCCCTGCTCCTTGGCCGTCGTCCAATAGCCTTCATGATAGCGGCCGCTGGTTTCGAGCAGAGGAAGCAGCTCTTCCTTGCTCACCCGGGCTTCGAGCACGCGACGCGACTCGGTCGCGATCGCCTGTTGCCCTTCGTCGTATAGAATCGACATGCGCGTTCGAGTCCTCACCCTTATGTGTTGAGATCATCCAACCGGACGTTGACGTAAACGTCAAGCAGTAGTTGACGCTACGGCTAGCGAAGCGTGAATTTCTTGGCCTTGTCGGCCATCAGCGCGGCGCGGTTGACCTGCGGCACCCCGACCGGATTGCCGATCTGGCAATATTTGAGGCCTTGCTGCAGCGCGACGCTCCGCGGCAGGTCGAGCGATTCCCAGATCGCCTTGACCGATCCCGCCGTCGCGGCGGGGGGCTTTGCTGCGATCGTTGCGGCGAGTTCCTGCGCCCGCGGCCACAGATCCTCGAGCT
The Sphingopyxis macrogoltabida genome window above contains:
- a CDS encoding acyl-CoA dehydrogenase family protein, which produces MQGFALYPFDPPGDILALRADLRAWLTDHQPQGDIVERANCWASFDAGFSRALGAAGYIGMTLPARYGGGDRHPLERYVVIEELLAAGAPVGAHWIADRQTGPLILRYGSEEQRQRYLPGIAKGELYACIGLSEPGAGSDLAAVRTSARETAEGWRIKGQKIWTTGAHLSHVILALVRTEEGSERNAGLSQLLVDLDTPGITIRPIIDMAGNHDFNEIFFDDVLVPHGALIGTRGEGWKQVTAELGLERSGPERYLSSHALLAALIDAAGCDPDPAVAALIGELTAEMWTLRQLSMSTAAKLAAGEDPMVEASVVKELGNAFEQDMPRRVQAVIDCGWDDDADLARLLRALLIASPSFSLRGGTREVIRGIIARGLGLR
- a CDS encoding alkaline phosphatase PhoX, giving the protein MERASIALDRRGFAKGVMATAFAGLALHSRFVSAAVLVDANRFGAPVPDPAGILDLPRGFSYKIVSQFGQTMSDGRQVPNSADGMGCTALSDGRLCLMRNHELGADELKHGACPVGTAGDAAAFDCYRSGGGEALPGGVSTIVLDPASLAVEEQYLSLVGTIYNCAGGITPWGTWLSCEEDVSRGGGLHKEDHGWVFEIPVAPGGLVSAEPIKAMGRFNHEAAVVDPRSGAVYMTEDRQDSLFYRFVPAVPGQLAKGGRLQALALADPALADTRNWTRRILATGGWHDTRWIDLDDVESPKDDLRKRGAKAGATVFARGEGIHGGDGEIYFTCTSGGPARRGQIMRYRPSPAEGTAAEAAQPGQLQLFVETTDPAHFSFGDNLSVAPNGDLMVCEDRRGSRPDNYLRGVTPEGKVYPFARVSAATKGSGVCFAPDGKTMFLNLYNPARTIAVRGPF
- a CDS encoding acetyl-CoA C-acetyltransferase, which codes for MTEAYIIDAVRTPRGIGKPGKGALSHLHPQHLAATVLKAIKDRNNLDTATVDDIVWSTSTQKGKQGGDLGRMAALAAGYDTKASGTTLDRFCGGGISSVNFAAASVMSGMEDCVIAGGTEMMSYTAQIGAEEANAGIKPLGMGSGNAALDEIHPQSHQGVCGDAIAAKEGITREAVDALALVSQQRADRAIKEGRFAKSVVPVYNEDGSVALDREEFPRPETTAEGLAGLKASFDALADFDLGDGVTFRKQITRRYPDLEFKGVHHAGNSSGVVDGAAALLLTSKEYADKHGLKPRARIVAYANQGDDPTLMLNAPVPAAKKVLEKAGLTKDDIDVWEINEAFAVVAEKFIRDLDLDREKVNINGGAMALGHPIGATGSILIGTALDELERSGGRYGLVTMCAAGGMAPAIIIERI
- a CDS encoding crotonase/enoyl-CoA hydratase family protein, which translates into the protein MGEFLSVERRGKIAILTMIKPESMNAIGTHEDCQDIIDTLRTLGDDRGVSAVILTGSGKAFSAGGNLKGMQDRTGIGVLDQPDSTRSNYRKGVQAVIRALMDCEIPMIAAVNGHAIGLGCDLACTCDIRIAAESAKFACSFIKVGIVPGDGGAWLLQKVLGYPRAAELFLTGDRFDAAQAKEYGLVTDVVPDEELLDRAIAIAERIVCNPPRALRLTKRLLREAQHSRMSDILEISAAYQAIVHETADNREAINAFVEKRPPVFTGE
- a CDS encoding acyl-CoA dehydrogenase family protein; its protein translation is MSILYDEGQQAIATESRRVLEARVSKEELLPLLETSGRYHEGYWTTAKEQGWTALALPEAYSGLDLGLVELGLIAHQAGRSLSGAPFLTSNFGAAKAIELYGTEDQKAKWLPGLASGETIGAVAFASGANALPARPALTLTGERLDGVMTGVSAGLAADIAVVFANGPGMPVLAVAELADVKRTAIASFDNSRLYADLEFADTPAETLVTGGAAREAALHILALQAVITAHEQAGGAEAMMEIARDYAVTRRAFGQPIGAFQSIKHRIAEIYGLVELARANCIHAASREGQSDFITAAAAARISATEAYDTASRDCVQIHGGIGVTWELGLHLHTRRARSLAIEQGNLLFWEDVLVDRLTGEAA
- a CDS encoding SDR family oxidoreductase, with the protein product MKIDNSTAAVVTGGASGLGRATAETLAAAGVKVAIFDINDALGKEVAASIGGLFVHVDITDEQSVLEGYATARSAHGQERICVHCAMTSRRGKTLAFDKATGTFRRTPTEDYAYGVAGILTASYRIASIAAEGMATLPELEDGERGAIVLTASVAAQDAQIGQVIYGSAKAGVNGLVLPMARDLMDLGIRVNAIMPGVFSTPLVAGLPEPVLASLGASVPFPKRLGKAEEYASLAMEMVRNSYFNGQAVRLDGAIRMAPR
- a CDS encoding acyl-CoA dehydrogenase family protein, whose amino-acid sequence is MSDLEAYRAKAAAWLESMVPTYGKAARKGLSEADDLALARKYQKAKFDAGYAGINWPTEFGGQGKGHLEKVTFDTEEMKHGFPSFYFGISLGMPIPVLMQFGEDKAWVKERVLKALQGEEIWCQLFSEPAGGSDLAGLRTKAEPDGNGWKINGQKVWTSWAHYSDYGVIVVRTDPNVPKHKGLTYFWVDMKAPGVTVRPIKLVGGDSHVNEVFFDDVKIGDDHRMSPVGGGFAVAIATLMIERYVATDSAGFGPHLDLFVELAKDTELNGKPAIEDGRIRQQIARNYAMRSGLQSITARAMAMMQAGMTPGPEGSLNKLVAVRSRQKLSELAIDLQGSDGFTYDDHASQKEDWTSSWINAPTGRIAGGSDETLLNTIAEKILGLPQDHRPDKGVPFNQIPA
- a CDS encoding acyl-CoA dehydrogenase family protein is translated as MSGARDMLCDTASAVFAEAASAGIAPVEEAGFALLLVPEADGGFGGDWGDLNAVLRIAGVAVPDLPVATLILSGLGDVDPALHAAATVSLMAGAMGQALDLSIEHVNTRQQFGRPLGKFQAVQQSLAAMACEVRAVDAAAAAMAKRLDAVDFDAEAAGFEIAAAKLRANRAVGVVTAVAHQVHGAIGFTREYDLHRVTIPLMRWRGEHGNDAHWAQRLGRQVAGFGGRGLWEAMTERAD
- a CDS encoding CaiB/BaiF CoA transferase family protein is translated as MAGPLQGIRIIEFAGIGPGPFCGMMLADHGAEVIRIDRPGGFMDPRDPLSRNRTSIALDMKNPEGVQIARDLCKSADGIIEGYRPGVMERLGLGPDVLLGDNPKLVYGRMTGWGQFGPYAQAAGHDINYISLSGVLHTVGLAGQKPVPPVNYVGDFGGGGMMLAFGMSSALLHAAKTGQGQVIDCAMTDGSALLAGMSWWFHGAGMIKDEAGVNRLDGGAPYYDTYTCSDGKFISIGSIEPQFYALLRAKTGLDADPDFDVQDDQENWPAKKAKVAALFATKTRDEWCELMEMTDVCFAPVLSLSEAPHHPHNVERKTFVEVAGVPHPAPAPRYSATVNDTPRQAPAVGGDGDAVLAGLGYDADKIAALRGAGAVR